The following are encoded together in the Bacillota bacterium genome:
- the pheT gene encoding phenylalanine--tRNA ligase subunit beta: protein MRVDWLWLREFVEPPVGAEELARLLPLQGLEVAALELGPRRLEGLRVARVLAVEAHPAADQLRLCRLDAGLGREVQVVSGAPNLRASQLAVWAPPGTLLPGRSEPLAAVRFRGLLSEGMLCSGDELGLPGGDHSGILELPAGSPGEPAERYLPVGDAVLELELTPNYAVHCQSVLGVAREVAARFALPLPGPIRPEVEWERLLGHPEAPELRLEAPDGCGRYVALLLEDVRPLPSPPEVQRRLRAAGLRPINALVDATNYVMLETGQPLHAFDADRLESRRGRLQVGVRRARPGERLLTLDGVERELAAEDLLIVSGERPVGLAGVMGGAESQVGARTRRILLESAWFEPRAIRRTSRRLGLPSEAAARFEKGVDPALQRSAALRAAELMTAWTGGRLVAAAEATGALPAERRLAWRPGRIRSLLGLELDDGELRALLERLGFRFEAAEGGGWRVAVPSWRGDVEGEADLAEEAGRLAGYERLPARLPAAPAGLPEPDRPGELRRLVRETLAGAGLSESVGYPLQGEERLRLLGFDVGRCPRLANPISREQAVLEPSLLPSLLEAAEENRRQGREEWALFELGRCFALDEEGSVRERAAAGFLVRGRLAWSWADRGRPADFYTAKGLMEALLERTAVRGARFEPGGPAALHPGRAARVLAAGEPIGWVGELHPTAAARLDLPEGVVAGELDLEAVLRLAEPPGRPAPLARYPGVERDLSLVVAEEEPAERMAEIIRQAAGPWLDRLVLFDVYHGEEIGAGRKSLAFSLTYRAADRTLSDEEVARVHEAVRARLREAGARLRS, encoded by the coding sequence ATGCGCGTTGACTGGCTCTGGCTGCGCGAGTTCGTGGAGCCGCCGGTAGGGGCGGAGGAGCTGGCGCGGCTCCTTCCGCTCCAGGGGCTGGAGGTGGCCGCCCTGGAGCTGGGGCCCCGCCGCCTGGAGGGCCTCCGCGTCGCCCGCGTGCTGGCGGTGGAGGCGCACCCCGCCGCCGACCAGCTCCGCCTCTGCCGCCTGGACGCCGGCCTGGGACGCGAGGTGCAGGTCGTCTCCGGCGCCCCCAACCTGCGCGCCAGCCAGCTGGCGGTCTGGGCGCCTCCCGGGACGCTCCTTCCCGGTCGCAGCGAGCCGCTGGCCGCCGTCCGCTTCCGCGGCCTCCTCTCCGAGGGCATGCTCTGCTCGGGCGACGAGCTGGGCCTGCCGGGCGGCGACCACAGCGGCATCCTGGAGCTGCCCGCCGGCAGCCCGGGCGAGCCGGCCGAACGTTACCTGCCGGTGGGCGACGCGGTGCTGGAGCTGGAGCTGACCCCCAACTACGCCGTCCACTGCCAGAGCGTCCTGGGCGTCGCCCGCGAGGTGGCCGCCCGCTTCGCCCTGCCGCTTCCCGGGCCGATCCGGCCCGAGGTGGAGTGGGAGCGGCTCCTCGGCCATCCGGAGGCGCCCGAGCTCCGGCTGGAGGCGCCCGACGGCTGCGGCCGGTACGTGGCGCTGCTCCTGGAGGACGTCCGCCCGCTGCCCTCGCCGCCCGAGGTCCAGCGCCGCCTCCGCGCCGCCGGGCTGCGCCCCATCAACGCGCTCGTCGACGCCACCAACTACGTCATGCTGGAGACGGGGCAGCCGCTTCACGCCTTCGACGCCGACCGGCTGGAGAGCCGCCGCGGCCGCCTGCAGGTGGGGGTGCGGCGCGCACGGCCGGGCGAGCGGCTGCTCACCCTGGACGGCGTGGAGCGGGAGCTGGCCGCGGAGGATCTGCTCATCGTCAGCGGGGAGCGGCCCGTCGGCCTGGCCGGCGTCATGGGCGGCGCGGAGAGCCAGGTGGGTGCCCGGACGCGCCGCATCCTGCTCGAGTCGGCCTGGTTCGAGCCGCGCGCCATCCGGCGGACCTCCCGCCGCCTGGGGCTGCCCAGCGAGGCGGCCGCGCGCTTCGAGAAGGGCGTCGACCCGGCGCTGCAGCGCTCGGCCGCCCTGCGCGCGGCCGAGCTGATGACGGCCTGGACGGGCGGCCGCCTGGTGGCGGCCGCCGAGGCGACGGGCGCGCTGCCCGCGGAACGCCGGCTGGCCTGGCGCCCCGGGCGGATCCGCTCGCTCCTGGGCCTGGAGCTGGACGACGGCGAACTACGCGCCCTCCTGGAGCGGCTGGGCTTCCGCTTCGAGGCGGCGGAGGGCGGCGGCTGGCGCGTGGCGGTGCCCAGCTGGCGGGGCGACGTGGAGGGCGAGGCCGACCTGGCCGAGGAGGCGGGGCGGCTGGCCGGCTACGAGCGCCTTCCCGCGCGCCTGCCGGCGGCGCCGGCCGGCCTGCCCGAGCCGGACCGGCCGGGAGAGCTTCGCCGCCTGGTGCGCGAGACGCTGGCCGGAGCGGGCCTGAGCGAGAGCGTCGGCTACCCCCTGCAGGGCGAGGAGCGGCTGCGGCTGCTCGGCTTCGATGTCGGGCGCTGCCCGCGCCTGGCCAACCCCATCAGCCGCGAGCAGGCCGTGCTGGAGCCCTCGCTGCTCCCCTCGCTGCTCGAGGCGGCGGAGGAGAACCGCCGCCAGGGGCGGGAGGAGTGGGCGCTCTTCGAGCTGGGGCGCTGCTTCGCGCTGGACGAGGAGGGGAGCGTGAGGGAGCGGGCGGCGGCCGGCTTCCTGGTGCGGGGGCGGCTGGCGTGGAGCTGGGCCGACCGCGGGCGCCCCGCCGACTTCTACACGGCCAAGGGGCTGATGGAGGCGCTCTTGGAGCGGACGGCGGTGCGCGGCGCCCGCTTCGAGCCGGGCGGCCCGGCGGCGCTCCACCCCGGCCGCGCGGCGCGGGTGCTGGCCGCCGGGGAGCCCATCGGCTGGGTGGGCGAGCTTCATCCCACCGCGGCCGCCCGCCTCGACCTGCCGGAGGGGGTGGTGGCGGGCGAGCTCGACCTGGAGGCGGTCCTCCGCCTGGCGGAGCCGCCGGGCCGCCCGGCCCCGCTGGCCCGCTACCCCGGGGTGGAACGCGACCTGTCGCTGGTGGTGGCGGAGGAGGAGCCGGCGGAGCGGATGGCGGAGATCATCCGCCAGGCGGCCGGCCCCTGGCTCGATCGCCTGGTCCTCTTCGACGTGTACCATGGAGAGGAGATCGGCGCAGGGAGAAAGAGCCTCGCCTTCTCGCTCACCTACCGGGCGGCCGACCGGACGCTGAGCGACGAGGAGGTGGCTCGCGTCCACGAGGCGGTCCGGGCACGGCTGCGGGAGGCGGGTGCCCGCCTGCGCTCGTGA
- the pheS gene encoding phenylalanine--tRNA ligase subunit alpha → MEERKEAEPEAMAGEALEAVARAASPEELESLRVAWLGRKGRLTQAFRRLPALPEGERRAWGERLNRAKARIESALAERAARLAEAELEERLARERLDVTLPGAPVPLGAFHPLRLAEERVESIMLALGYEIWEGPEVESDELNFTALNIPPDHPARDMQDTFYLVGGREEAGSLLLRTHTSPGQIRYMRAHAPRLPVRMISPGRVYRRDDDARHSPVFHQVEGLSVDRGLSLADLKGTLEALARGLFGAGTRIRLRPSYFPFTEPSVEVDVSCTLCGGAGCSVCGSGWLEILGAGMVHPVVLRNGGYDPEEVSGFAFGLGIERVAMLLYRIDDIRLLYRNDLRWLEPFRGGRAVHAR, encoded by the coding sequence ATGGAGGAGCGGAAGGAAGCGGAACCCGAGGCGATGGCCGGCGAGGCGCTGGAGGCGGTGGCGCGGGCCGCCTCGCCGGAGGAGCTGGAGTCGCTGCGCGTCGCCTGGCTGGGCCGGAAGGGCCGTCTCACCCAGGCCTTCCGCCGCCTGCCGGCGCTGCCCGAGGGCGAGCGGCGCGCCTGGGGCGAGCGCCTCAATCGCGCCAAGGCGCGCATCGAGAGCGCGCTGGCGGAGCGCGCCGCCCGCTTGGCGGAGGCGGAGCTGGAGGAGCGCCTGGCCCGCGAACGGCTCGACGTCACCCTCCCCGGGGCGCCGGTGCCGCTGGGGGCCTTTCACCCCCTGCGCCTGGCCGAGGAGCGGGTGGAGTCCATCATGCTGGCGCTCGGCTACGAGATCTGGGAAGGGCCGGAGGTGGAGAGCGACGAGCTCAACTTTACCGCGCTCAACATCCCGCCCGACCACCCGGCGCGGGACATGCAGGACACCTTCTACCTGGTCGGCGGGCGGGAGGAGGCGGGCAGCCTCCTGCTGCGCACCCACACCTCGCCCGGGCAGATCCGCTACATGCGGGCCCACGCGCCGCGCCTGCCGGTGCGCATGATCTCCCCGGGACGCGTCTACCGGCGGGACGACGACGCCCGCCATTCGCCCGTCTTCCACCAGGTGGAGGGGCTGAGCGTCGACCGCGGCCTCAGCCTGGCCGACCTGAAGGGGACGCTGGAGGCGCTGGCGCGCGGCCTCTTCGGCGCCGGCACGCGCATCCGGCTGCGGCCCAGCTACTTTCCCTTCACCGAGCCCAGCGTGGAGGTGGACGTCAGCTGCACCCTCTGCGGAGGGGCCGGCTGCAGCGTCTGCGGTTCCGGCTGGCTGGAGATCCTGGGCGCCGGCATGGTCCACCCGGTGGTGCTGCGGAACGGCGGCTACGATCCCGAGGAAGTGAGCGGCTTCGCCTTCGGCCTGGGCATCGAGCGCGTGGCCATGCTCCTCTACCGCATCGACGACATCCGTCTGCTCTACCGCAACGACCTGCGCTGGCTGGAACCGTTCCGGGGGGGGAGGGCCGTCCATGCGCGTTGA
- a CDS encoding YqzL family protein — MQAADFFWAIFERTGSILAYLLYRSLLGGNG; from the coding sequence GTGCAGGCGGCCGACTTCTTCTGGGCGATCTTCGAGCGTACCGGTTCGATCCTGGCCTATCTGCTCTACCGGAGCCTGCTCGGCGGGAACGGGTAG
- a CDS encoding RNA methyltransferase, giving the protein MRIESAANPRLRHLRRLARDRRLRHRERLFLVEGVRLAREVLAAGLEVEAAVLAPEMLGEEARGLAAGLPAGRLLEVRRPLYLQLSELESPEGVALAVRMPAPWDGRPREEGGPLLVVDRLRDPGNLGTLLRVAEAMGCTAAVLLRGTADAWSPKAVRGSMGAVLRLPLRWDVAEEELRELLEAGGWRLLAAMPRGGRPLWSSRLEGRVAVAVGNEAEGVSAALRRRAEAVTIPMAAGESLNAAVAGAIILYEAARQRAAGMQKAML; this is encoded by the coding sequence GTGCGGATCGAGAGCGCGGCCAACCCGCGGCTCCGCCACCTGCGCCGCCTCGCCCGGGACCGGCGGCTGCGCCACCGGGAGCGGCTCTTTCTCGTGGAAGGGGTACGGCTGGCGCGGGAGGTGCTGGCGGCGGGACTGGAGGTGGAGGCGGCCGTCCTGGCGCCGGAGATGCTGGGGGAGGAGGCCCGCGGCTTGGCCGCGGGCCTTCCTGCCGGCCGGCTGCTGGAGGTCCGGCGCCCGCTCTACCTGCAGCTGAGCGAGCTGGAGAGCCCCGAGGGTGTGGCGCTGGCGGTGCGCATGCCGGCGCCCTGGGACGGCCGCCCGCGGGAGGAGGGCGGCCCGCTGCTGGTGGTCGACCGCCTCCGGGATCCGGGCAACCTGGGTACCCTGCTGCGCGTGGCAGAGGCCATGGGCTGTACCGCCGCCGTCCTGCTGCGCGGGACAGCCGACGCCTGGAGCCCCAAGGCGGTGCGGGGCTCCATGGGCGCCGTCCTCCGCCTTCCCTTGCGCTGGGACGTGGCGGAGGAGGAGCTCCGGGAGCTGCTGGAGGCGGGCGGCTGGCGTCTCCTGGCGGCCATGCCGCGGGGCGGCCGTCCGCTCTGGTCGAGCCGGCTGGAGGGGCGGGTGGCGGTGGCGGTGGGCAACGAGGCGGAAGGGGTCTCGGCCGCCCTCCGCCGGCGGGCGGAGGCGGTCACCATCCCCATGGCGGCGGGCGAGTCGTTGAACGCGGCCGTCGCCGGTGCCATCATTCTTTACGAAGCGGCGCGCCAGAGGGCTGCCGGCATGCAAAAAGCGATGCTATAA
- the rplT gene encoding 50S ribosomal protein L20: MTRVKGGPRSRRRHKKILKLAKGYFGGRHALFRPANETVMHALAHAYRHRRLRKRQFRRLWIARINAAARQQGLTYSRLIAGLKRAGVAINRKMLAEMAVRDRAGFDRLVERARAAL, translated from the coding sequence ATGACGCGTGTCAAGGGCGGGCCCAGGAGCCGCCGCCGTCACAAGAAGATCCTCAAGCTGGCCAAGGGCTACTTCGGCGGCCGCCACGCTCTCTTCCGCCCTGCCAACGAGACGGTGATGCACGCGCTGGCGCACGCCTACCGGCACCGCAGGCTGCGCAAGCGCCAGTTCCGGCGGCTCTGGATCGCCCGCATCAACGCCGCCGCGCGGCAGCAGGGCCTCACGTACAGCCGGCTCATCGCCGGCCTGAAGCGGGCCGGCGTGGCCATCAACCGGAAGATGCTGGCGGAGATGGCGGTCCGCGACCGGGCCGGCTTCGACCGCCTGGTGGAGCGGGCGCGGGCGGCGCTCTGA